The genomic segment GGTTACGCCAACGCCATCGCCTTTGTGCTGTTCCTGATAATTTTGGGGCTGACTTTGATCCAGAGAAAAGTGGTGGAGAAGAGGGTCCATTACCAGTAAGCAATGTATCAAAGGCTGTGAACCGTGAAAAGTGAATTGTGAATCGTAAACACCTAATAGTAATATGAGATCAAGCGGTACCAAAATAATAGTTTATCTCCTGCTGACGGCCATCTCGCTGGCGATGGTGTTCCCCTTCGGCTTGATGATCTTGACCTCGCTCAAGACCCAGGCCGAATCCATCACCGTACCCCCGAAACTTCTGCCGGCGGTTCCCCAGTGGGTGAATTATCTCAACGTCTGGCGGCAGATCCCGCTGCTGCGCTATTTCATGAACACCGTCATCGTCACTGTGCTGACGCTGTTGGGGGTGATCGTCACCTCCACCCTGGCGGCCTTCGCCTTTTCCTTCAAGGAATTCAAGGGAAGGGACCTCAGTTTCATGGCGCTGCTGGCCATGATGATGATACCCCAGCCGGTATACCTGGTCCCGGCCTACGTGATACTGGCCAAGCTTCATTGGCTGGACACATTTTACGCCATGATCGTCCCCTGGGTGGTAAACATCCTGTCGATCTTCCTGATGCGCCAGCACTTCAAGACCATCCCCCTGAGCCTGTACGAAGCATCGAAGATGGACGGGGCGGGGGACCTGCAGTTCATCTGGCATATCCTGCTGC from the candidate division TA06 bacterium genome contains:
- a CDS encoding carbohydrate ABC transporter permease, which produces MRSSGTKIIVYLLLTAISLAMVFPFGLMILTSLKTQAESITVPPKLLPAVPQWVNYLNVWRQIPLLRYFMNTVIVTVLTLLGVIVTSTLAAFAFSFKEFKGRDLSFMALLAMMMIPQPVYLVPAYVILAKLHWLDTFYAMIVPWVVNILSIFLMRQHFKTIPLSLYEASKMDGAGDLQFIWHILLPVSKPVLITISLFSVIGSWNSFLWPLIVTNSEKMRPLQVGLAYFSQEQGSLWPSLMSASTMVIMPLIVFYIFAQKQITESFVSSGIKE